The Camelina sativa cultivar DH55 chromosome 16, Cs, whole genome shotgun sequence sequence AGGCTACATCCCGTCCAAGGAAACTAAAAGGATCTGCAGGAGGAGAAGCATCGATGAAGAAATCATCGAAAGGAAAACCAGAGAATTCAGTTGATACTTGTAATGATATTGTCTGagaaacataaaaccaaaacatgaaATGTATTTTTTGGACCAGACCAGACCAGACCACCTGCATGTAATGTAAGAGTTTGTTTTCGTTTCTCTCTCATTGAAGTCTTTTCTTGACAGCTCGAGaaggaaacacaaaaaaaaaaaaaacagtttcgGATACAACTCAGAGATTACATATGATACTTACCAAATCTAGAAAGGAAATGTAAAGAGTGCAAAAGGAGAAGCAAAGAAAATGTAGATAATAAAACTTTGCGAATCATCAACATCGTAATCATTATCTTATTTCTTGCGAAGATCAATGCCGGCTTTCTTGGCAACAGCATCGAGTCCGTTCTTCTCAATAGTCTTCAAGGCCTTAGTCGATAAACGAAGTTTAACAAAACGTTTGCCAGCTTCCCACCAAACTCTCTTGTATTGTAAGTTGACGAATTGCAACTTCTTGGTCTTGTGGTTAGAGAAAGAAActttgtttgctctgtttgcCTTCTTCCCAGTAAAAGGGCATATCCTACCTGACATATAGAAACACAACAAGCAgtttcaagaaataaaaaaagaaagactcaAAATGTTACAGATAACTAACAGAAACTGCAATCAAAGGTTCAACAAAGATGGTATAGAGACATAGGTTTGTTACAGGACGAGAAACATAAGGCTGCAAAGAATTAAATTTGAGCAACAAGAACAAAATCGAAATAGCATCAAAACAAATAGAGCAACGTAGCTTGTAACATATCTCCAGCAAAGAGTTAAAAATTCCCAGACAATTCAACTCAAACACTAAAAGCTAGCtacctaaccaaaaaaaattcggAATTCGATATGAATATGTAAGGCGAACAAGATAAATAGGAAGGCGAATGCATCAGAATAAACCCTAAGAAAGAGGGGAAATTACGAGCGACGATTGGTTGAATCCCCGGAAACGAAGGAACGGAGATGCGACTGGTGACGTCACTTGGAGAGTGAGAGATTCTGACGCCGCTGAGCTGGGAGGTGAGGAATCCGAGTTCCTTTGAAGTTACGGTTGACTTGGCGACGGACTTCGCTGATGAGGTCATTCGTAGCCAAGCACCTTGCGTCGCCATTGTCGTCATTTTTGGTTCTTGAACAGAGGGAGAGGTTTTGGATAacagaaggaggaggagattgggttctttttattttgggaaGACCAATGAGACCCTCTTCGTGATCTAGAAGGTTACGTTCTCTGTACTGTATCAATAATTCTGATTTATTGGTCAACTTCAGTTCCGAAATTATACCGgttcaaacaaaaccaaaccatagCCACCCAAGCAGAAGTACTGTtttaacttttacttttttagaTTCACGAATGCACAAAAGTATCAACACAGGtggtgaaaaaaaaaccaacctGATCAATCCCAACGATTACAAAGAGATTTTAAGGGTTTTCGATTGTAGATCCTATATGTATCTCTGAACTCGGTTTAAACCGGTTATGTGGTCACGTTGCGAAGAATCAGACGTACTGTAACTCTGTAAGTAATTTTCCTTTTGTTGTTGGAGATGGATCAGGATTATAATTACCCACTTGGGAACATGATTTGGTAAAGCTCTTTAGAAACGTATTCCACTTTCACAGTCCGATTATTGTACAGCCTTCCGTGTAATGAATGGGCTGCATCACGTGTAGCTTCTGGTCTTCCGTACTCAATGAAGATACAACCCGGCTCAAACACATCCTCTgggtcttgttcttgttcttcctctatCTTGTCACCAGCATCCCATCTTGTCTTCACGGTACGAGCTGATGCTACTTCTTGTGGATTCTCTGCCTCGTCCTGTGCACTTTCTCCAACAGTCTTTTCACAATGGTCTTGCTCAGTGGAGTGTTGATCATCATTGGCTTGCGTGTTTGTCTCAGCAGCAGTATCTGAGCAAGGTTCACATAACTTGTCTTCACCTATCAGACTGTCTGGCCTGACAACCTCTGCAAGATCTACATTGTCTGCCATATCATCCGCGCACTCGTCTTTAGAATCAGTTGGTTCTAAGTTCAACAATGCATTTGATTCAGAAGCAGTGATATCTTTGCTCTTGTGTTCCACGATGTTTATCGACTTAATAACCCCAAACCTGCATCACGACAAGACGACGCAGAGGCCTCTTTTCTTAATTGACTAGATTTTAAAGCTCAATGGACTCATGGAAATAATGATCTCAGAGCTTAACCTGGCACATTCTAACCGCACATCTTCCAAAATTTCTTTCACTTCTTGCTTGGAAAGCGATGTGAGATCTTCTGAGTCAACCTGTCCAACAAGTAAGAATGGAACGTTAGTATAGCCTCACGAAGTATATGTGGGAAAGATTCACAAGAAATAGTATATACCTATATCCTTACCACATTTTTTAGCTTCAGAATATGCTTAGACTTGCCAAGAAGTGGTTTCGCATGATCAGGTATTCCATAGAATGGTGGATTCTCATTTACCTGCAACACATTATATACACACCACTCTCACGATTAACTAAAGCAATTTCCGTTACAAACAGATGAACTAACGAAAGCAAAGTTGGGTCACTGAATTACCGCTACGGATGATGAATCAGGAAATGCACAAACGGCTGTTATTACACTGCCACCTAACTTCATACCATTTAGGCCAGCACAAGCTTTGAGGGTAACAGATCCATCAGTGTACTgaggtgtaaaaaaaaaacaaaaagttaggGACGGTTAATATATGGATACTTGGAACAATAGTCACATTCACGGTTACTCTCTAGAATTTATGATAGGTGCGTATTAGCTTATATTAATAATCAACGTTGTTTAATTAACTTCCCAGCTAATATTCTTTATATATCCCCAAAAGAACATCTTCCCATTCTACCCAGAAAATGAACAATCATATGAAACAATCACAAGAGCTACATCATGATGGCAGACTAAGATGGGGGTATCTGCGATGAAATTCAGAGAATAAAGAGTAATCGTATAATATTGGCCACAGAGAGGGCCAAAATAAAAGCATCTTCTAACCTCTAGGAAAGCGCATCGCTGACTGAGATCATTGTTGCTCACGAACCGGTATGCTTTCAAGGGCCCAAAGACGCTGACAATCTCCAAGAGCTGTAAATACGGTAATGAGGAATCAGACATTTTAGAAGttgaaaagatataaataagGCCAATAGCTTGAATGtgtcataaattttttaaagaattacTGCTCAGCATACCATATCAGATGAAATTGCTTTTGGAAATCCGCCAATAAAGATCTGCAACGAGTACATTAGTCTCAATATCAAAGCTTGACAGCAAAATTAGTATAGGAAGCAACTAGCATATCTAAAGACAGTGAAGGTTTAAATATTATCAACTATAAAGATGCCCAAGCTGCAGAGAGAATTACACTTCTATTCTCGGTGTGTTCGCTTTAAGATAATAATAAGGTGGTCTGACATTTCGCTTTTTCAGGTTGAACCACTATGAACAAGCTTTTGATCATAACACCTATTAATACCAGCCAAACTTACAAGAAAGTTGATACTGACGCATGCTTTATTCCTACGTTCTTAACTCTTAACAGTTCCTAATTCTTAACACGATTGATATTCTTCATTTTAAACTACTAACAAATTAAAGGGGAAAGGATATAAAAGCTGTCAGCATGAAAAGCATGCAGTAAAGTTCCACAATAGGGCCCGCATCATGAATGGAAAGGACCAAGTAAAATTTAGATATACGGATGTTTTGGCCTCTAGAGCAAGAGTTTTCAAATTACAGTGGTATCGAAACTATGGCACGGACTTCACAACTTGATCTGAACTATAAATCAAGGGTCGCTGACCTATACAGTGACTTTAAAAAGGGAATCTCGTTAAGAGATATTTAAAAGATGCTCTAAACTCATTttcaatataaaactttttttaccCACTGTCTTAAGAAGCAAATTTACGGCAATAATTTGTACCTTGTTTGATGAGTCCTCCACATTGTCACTTACTGCATTTGTGGCTGGCTCCTTTTTCTCCAGTTCACCGTTCTGCATGAAAATAGCAACCGTCTGAAAAACCTGCTCATGGATGGTAACCATAACATAGCTCAGAAATCATAGAACAATGCACGGTACTGGTTTGCAAGGCCAAATAGAAGGACAGAGTCCACAGCCTTGATAATCAGTCATTTTCATAGACTTTCCTACAACGACTCAGCCGATAATCACAGCAGAACTGATCAAACATGAAGGACAAAGATGTAAACTATTTAAGAGGAGGTGGTAAGAGCTTAGGGCATTAATGCAATTCTTAGGACCACTAGCACGAAAGAATAGAGATAACAATCAGCACCAGGTAACTGATCCTGTGAGGACTGAAACACAGTTATAGCCAAACagataaaagaaataaagaaaaagagtagNATAAATCAAGAAATTTT is a genomic window containing:
- the LOC104749521 gene encoding 50S ribosomal protein L28, chloroplastic-like, translating into MTTMATQGAWLRMTSSAKSVAKSTVTSKELGFLTSQLSGVRISHSPSDVTSRISVPSFPGIQPIVARRICPFTGKKANRANKVSFSNHKTKKLQFVNLQYKRVWWEAGKRFVKLRLSTKALKTIEKNGLDAVAKKAGIDLRKK